One genomic segment of Dysosmobacter sp. Marseille-Q4140 includes these proteins:
- a CDS encoding recombinase family protein, with protein MLRQATQNLITALYPRLSHEDELQGESNSISNQKRILETYAKQNGFTNLRWYTDDGFSGANFQRPGFQAMLADIEAGKVGTVIVKDMSRLGRNYLQVGFYTEMLFPQKGVRFIAVNDNVDSASEGMDNDFTPLRNLFNEWLVRDTSKKIKAVKKSKGMSGKPVTSKPVYGYVMDEDENFIIDEEAAPVVQQIYQLCLAGNGPTKIARMLTEQQIPTPGTLEYQRTGSTRRYHPGYECKWATNTVVHILENREYTGCLVNFKTEKPSYKVKHSIENPVEKQAIFENHHEPIIDKETWERVQELRKQRKRPNRYDEVGLFSGILFCADCGHVLYQQRYQNKDRKQDCYICGSYKKRTRNCTAHFIRTDLLTAGVLANLRQVTEYAAKHESRFVKLLVQQNEIGGKRKTAAAIKQLEQAQERISEISRIIKRLYEDNVNGKISDERFMELSADYEAEQAELKKRAAALQAELDKSQAATVNAEKFMGIVRKHLAFEELTPTLLREMIEKIVVHECSYDENGTRRQDIEIYYSFVGKIDLPE; from the coding sequence ATGTTAAGACAAGCCACCCAAAACCTCATTACCGCCCTTTATCCGAGATTGTCCCACGAGGATGAATTGCAAGGCGAGAGTAATTCCATATCGAACCAAAAAAGGATACTCGAAACCTACGCAAAACAGAACGGCTTTACCAATCTGCGCTGGTACACCGACGACGGTTTTTCCGGCGCGAACTTCCAGCGGCCCGGATTTCAAGCCATGCTTGCGGACATTGAAGCCGGGAAAGTGGGTACGGTCATCGTCAAGGACATGAGCCGGTTAGGGCGAAACTACTTGCAGGTAGGGTTTTACACGGAAATGCTGTTCCCTCAAAAGGGTGTGCGTTTTATCGCTGTCAACGATAATGTGGACAGTGCCAGCGAGGGCATGGACAACGATTTTACCCCGCTGCGAAATCTGTTCAATGAATGGCTGGTGAGAGATACGAGCAAGAAAATCAAGGCAGTGAAAAAGTCAAAAGGCATGAGCGGCAAGCCTGTTACCAGCAAGCCGGTTTACGGCTATGTGATGGACGAGGACGAGAATTTTATTATAGACGAGGAAGCCGCCCCGGTGGTGCAGCAGATTTACCAGCTTTGCCTTGCCGGGAACGGCCCGACCAAGATTGCCCGTATGCTGACGGAGCAGCAAATCCCCACGCCGGGGACGCTGGAATATCAGCGGACAGGCAGCACCCGCCGTTATCACCCAGGCTATGAGTGCAAATGGGCGACCAACACCGTCGTTCATATCCTCGAAAACCGAGAGTACACCGGATGTCTGGTGAACTTCAAAACGGAAAAGCCTTCTTATAAGGTCAAGCACAGCATAGAGAACCCCGTCGAGAAGCAGGCCATTTTCGAGAACCACCATGAGCCGATCATCGACAAGGAAACATGGGAACGGGTGCAGGAGTTACGCAAACAGCGCAAACGCCCGAACCGCTACGATGAAGTGGGGCTGTTCTCCGGGATTTTGTTCTGCGCCGACTGCGGCCATGTGCTGTATCAGCAGCGGTATCAGAACAAAGACCGCAAACAGGACTGCTACATCTGCGGCAGCTACAAGAAGCGCACCCGCAACTGTACGGCGCACTTTATCCGCACCGATCTGTTGACCGCTGGTGTCCTGGCAAATCTCCGGCAAGTGACCGAATACGCAGCCAAGCATGAGAGCCGGTTTGTGAAACTACTTGTCCAGCAGAACGAGATCGGCGGCAAGCGAAAGACCGCCGCAGCCATCAAGCAGCTTGAACAGGCGCAGGAACGCATTTCTGAAATCAGCCGCATTATCAAGCGGCTGTATGAGGACAATGTAAACGGCAAAATCAGCGATGAGCGTTTCATGGAACTGTCGGCTGACTACGAAGCCGAGCAAGCGGAGCTGAAAAAGAGAGCCGCCGCCCTGCAAGCCGAACTGGACAAGTCACAGGCAGCTACCGTCAACGCCGAGAAATTTATGGGCATTGTCCGCAAGCACCTTGCCTTTGAAGAACTGACCCCCACTCTCTTGCGGGAAATGATCGAGAAAATTGTGGTGCATGAGTGCAGCTATGATGAGAACGGCACCCGCAGGCAGGACATTGAGATTTATTACAGCTTTGTCGGCAAGATTGACTTGCCCGAATAA
- a CDS encoding transposon-encoded TnpW family protein — translation MADNKQHDTRTTRRPDCVTEIRMGNSVLVVSGYFKKDTTTTAADKMARVLEAEAAATQEPTYPA, via the coding sequence ATGGCAGATAACAAGCAGCACGACACCCGCACCACCCGCCGCCCTGACTGTGTGACGGAAATCCGCATGGGCAATTCCGTCCTTGTCGTGTCCGGCTATTTCAAGAAAGACACCACAACCACAGCCGCCGACAAAATGGCGCGGGTACTGGAAGCGGAAGCCGCTGCTACACAGGAGCCGACTTATCCGGCGTGA
- a CDS encoding ATP-binding protein produces MKNEINAVLENMTTTIPEPEDYTGEDGLLYCGKCRKPKEAYFAPDKAAIFGRDRHPAECDCQRTAREEREAAEKRRRHLDTVEELKRRGFTDPTMRDWTFENDNGRNPQTGLARRYVEHWEDMRTDNIGCLFWGGVGTGKSYLAGCIANALMEKEIPVRMTNFALILNDLAASFEGRNEYISRLCRYPLLILDDFGMERGTEYGLEQVFNVIDSRYRSGKPLIVTTNLTLDDLHNPEDTAHSRIYDRLLSMCVPVRFTGDNFRQETAKRKMESMKKLITD; encoded by the coding sequence ATGAAGAATGAAATCAACGCGGTTTTGGAGAATATGACGACCACCATCCCGGAGCCGGAGGACTACACCGGCGAGGACGGTTTACTGTACTGCGGCAAGTGCCGCAAGCCGAAAGAAGCCTATTTTGCGCCGGATAAGGCCGCTATCTTCGGGCGCGACCGCCACCCGGCAGAGTGCGACTGCCAGAGAACCGCCCGCGAGGAACGGGAAGCCGCCGAAAAGCGGCGCAGACACCTTGACACCGTGGAAGAACTGAAACGCCGGGGCTTTACCGACCCCACCATGCGGGACTGGACTTTCGAGAACGACAACGGCAGGAACCCGCAGACCGGGCTTGCCCGCCGGTATGTGGAGCATTGGGAAGATATGCGGACAGACAATATCGGCTGCCTGTTCTGGGGCGGCGTAGGCACCGGCAAAAGCTACCTTGCAGGCTGTATCGCAAACGCCCTCATGGAGAAAGAAATCCCCGTCCGCATGACGAACTTTGCTCTTATCCTCAATGACCTTGCCGCCAGCTTTGAGGGGCGCAACGAGTACATTTCCCGCCTTTGTCGTTATCCGCTGCTGATCCTTGACGACTTCGGCATGGAACGCGGGACGGAATACGGGCTGGAACAGGTGTTCAATGTGATTGACAGCCGTTACCGCAGCGGCAAGCCGCTGATCGTCACGACCAACCTTACGCTGGACGACCTGCACAACCCGGAGGACACCGCCCATTCCCGGATTTATGACCGCCTGCTTTCCATGTGCGTCCCGGTACGCTTTACCGGCGACAACTTCCGGCAGGAAACCGCCAAGCGGAAAATGGAGAGCATGAAGAAACTGATTACCGACTGA
- a CDS encoding replication initiator protein A, which translates to MRDNTPKSTRTQGGDPIADYIRADTRLPAYLPYPRFLLKMEISQTAKLLYSLLLDRSTLSQKNKWLDDEGRIYIIYPIAEIAEILDKGSTTIKGALNELDTAGLLERERGGFSAPNRLYVKVPPVPQVQFSDQLMAGSPPLIEPENRPTDGQKTDLMMVGKPSPNQTTINNLTESQTKGVSGGPSAPYGRYGNIFLSQTEYDELQAEYPDRLERFIEEMSRYLAANGKSYQNYAAALRIWAGNDKKEAPKKGIPDYSCKEGESL; encoded by the coding sequence ATGCGTGACAATACGCCAAAATCAACCCGAACACAGGGAGGTGATCCTATCGCTGATTATATCAGGGCAGACACGCGGCTGCCCGCCTATCTGCCGTATCCCCGTTTCCTGCTGAAAATGGAGATTTCACAGACCGCCAAGCTGCTGTATTCGCTGCTGTTAGACCGTTCCACCCTCTCCCAGAAAAACAAGTGGCTGGACGACGAGGGCAGGATTTATATTATCTATCCCATCGCGGAGATAGCAGAAATACTGGATAAAGGCAGCACCACCATCAAGGGGGCGCTTAATGAACTGGACACGGCGGGGCTGTTGGAACGGGAACGGGGCGGCTTCTCCGCACCGAACCGGCTTTATGTCAAAGTACCGCCAGTGCCACAGGTACAGTTTTCAGACCAACTGATGGCCGGAAGTCCGCCCCTCATAGAGCCGGAAAACCGTCCTACTGATGGTCAGAAAACCGACCTTATGATGGTCGGAAAACCGTCCCCTAACCAAACTACTATAAACAACCTTACAGAGAGCCAAACAAAGGGAGTGAGTGGGGGGCCGTCCGCGCCCTATGGCCGATATGGAAATATTTTTCTGTCACAGACCGAATACGACGAGTTGCAGGCAGAGTACCCTGACAGGCTGGAACGGTTCATCGAGGAAATGAGCCGCTACCTTGCCGCCAACGGGAAAAGCTACCAGAACTATGCCGCCGCCCTGCGGATATGGGCGGGGAACGACAAAAAGGAAGCCCCTAAAAAGGGCATACCAGACTACTCATGCAAGGAGGGCGAGAGTTTATGA